The genomic segment GAGGCGAACTTTGTGGTCAAGCAATTGCAGGGCTGCAAGCTGGAGCTGCCTGTGACCTACGACTGGGAGCTGATCTATGACGATACTGCCCGGACGGACAATGTGCCGGTGGACGTGCTGACGGACTGTTGCCTGGCATTTTCCGGGGTGGTGGAGCATGCAGGCTACGAGCCCATGATCTACCAGAACAAGCGTACATCCTTACTGAAGCTGGATCTGCCCCGGCTCCAGGGCATTTCCTTCTGGCTGGCGGAATACGGCAGCATCCCCACTTACTACTATGACTGTCAGTACTGGCAGTATAGCTGTAAGGGGAAGGTGCCGGGCATCGAAGGGGATGTGGATCTGAACATCCGGTTCTCATAAGGAGCCGCCATGCGACAGATTACCATTCAGCAAAACGATGCCGGACAGCGGCTGGACAAGTTCCTTGCCAAATCCATGCCTGCTCTGCCCAAAGGGCTTATGTGCAAATTCATCCGCACCAAGCATATCAAGCGGAACGGCAAGCGCTGCGCCATTTCCGACCGGTTGGAGCCGGGGGATGTGCTGACCTTTTTCATCAGTGATGATTTTTTTCCGGAGCATGCCCCACAGCAGACTCCGGACTTTCTCAAAGCCCCTGCGAAGCTGGACGTGGTGTATGAGGATACGCAGGTGCTGATTCTCAACAAGCCGGTGGGACTGGTGGTGCATGCGGACAATGGAGGCACGGAGGATACCCTGATCCACCGGGTGCTGCATCATCTGTACCAGGCAGGCACCTATGACCCTGCCGGGGAGCAGTCCTTTACGCCGGCTTTGTGCAACCGACTGGATCGGAACACGGGAGGGCTGGTGATCGCGGCAAAGACCGCCGCTGCTTTACGGGATGTAAACGAGTTGATCCGCAGTCGTCAGCTGTGCAAGCAGTATTTGTGCGTTACGGCGGCGCTGCCTCCCAGGCAGCAGGATCGGGTGCAGGCATACCACCGGAAGCAGCCTGCCGGAAACCTGGTGGAGATCCGGGATGCACCGGCGGAGGGCTTTGCGCCCATTGATACGGAATACCGGGTGCTGGCGCAGGAGCAGGGACTGAGTCTGGTACTGGTGACTCTGCATACGGGCAGGACGCACCAGATCCGTGCCCATCTTGCCCATCTGGGAGCGCCCCTGCTGGGGGATAACAAGTATGGAAGCGTCCGGGCAAATCGGCGGTACCGGGTGTTCACCCAGCAGCTTTGGGCGTGGCGGCTGGGCTTTCCGGAACTGGATGGTGCATTGGCACCTCTTAGCGGCAGGATCGTGACCGCCCCGGAGGTTCCTTTCGTTTCCGCTTTTTTCCCGGGTGTGCAGCTGCCACCGCCCATAACGTAAAAAACAGTCTGGGAAGCATTGCTTCCCGGACTGTTTTGCGTTAGGATGTTATTTCAGGAACCCGTTGATGATCTGTTCTTCCGCTTCCTTTTCGGTCAGTCCCAGGGTCATCAGCTTCATCAGTTGCTCTCCGGCGATCTTGCCGATGGCGGCTTCGTGGATCAGGGATGCGTCCACATGATTGGCAGTCAGCTGGGGACTTGCCAGTACGCAGCCGTGGTCCATGATAATGGCGTCACATTCCGTATGGCCGCTGCAAGGGGCATTGCCGTTGAGCCGGCTGGTGTATTCCTGCCTGCTGTTCTCCTTGGCAACGCTGCGGCTGACGATGTTGCAGCTGCTGCCTGCTCCGTTCAGATCTGCATCAAACTCTGCAATGGCGTGCTGATCCCCGGTGGTCATGATCTTGTCGTGAATCACCAGGCTGGAGCCCTCCGCCAGATCCGCAGTGGTTTTCCGCAGTGTGTCGTCAATGCCGGCAATCTGCGTGGTTTCCATCTCCATCCGGGCATTCCTGTTCAGATGCACAATGGTAGTGGGGTTCATGAACCGCTTGCCTCTGCCTTCTCCTTCGCCGTAGTGCTTTTCCACATAGCGCACCTTGCTGTTTTCCCCCACAAAGAAGGTGTGGATACCGTCATGCTGACTGTCGCCGGAGCCGCAGTTGTGGATGCCGCAGCCGGCAATGATGGTCACGTCACAGTTTTCGCCGATGAAGAAATCGTTGTACACATTGTCCTTCAGTCCGCTTTCGCTGATGATGACCGGAATATGTACACTTTCATTCACGGTGCCGGGTTTGATGATAATGTCGATGCCGGGTTTGTCCGTTTTGGTCACAATGTCAATGTGCGCTGTGGTATTCCGGGCAGCACTTGCACCGTTGGCACGGATGTTGTATGCCCCCACCGGCAGCGCATCCAGCTCGGCTACCTGGTGCAGCAGCTCCTTTTCGTATGTGTTCAGTTCCTTCATGCCACCGGCACCTCCTTTTTCCCCTCTGCCAGCTTGTCCGTCAGTACCTTGCAGGTGCTGCTGTCCTGATTTTTCAGAAGCTGGGGCAGGATCTGATCCTTTGCGCCGTATGCGGCAACGGAACCATCCTTGATGTAGAGGATCTTGTCCGCCATGTTCAGGATCCGCTCCTGGTGGCTGATGATGAGGATGCTGCCCCGGATCTTCTCGTACATTTTCTCGAATACGTGGATCAGATTCTGGAAGCTCCACAGGTCAATGCCTGCCTCCGGCTCATCGAAAATGGACAGCTTGGTGCCCCGTGCCAGTACCATGGCAATCTCGATCCGCTTTAATTCGCCGCCGGACAGGGTACTGTTCAGCTCCCGGTTCATGTAATCCCGGGCGCACAGTCCCACCTCGCTGAGGACGCTGCACGCCTCCGTGACGGTGGTATCCTTTTTGCTTGCCAGCTTCAGCAGATCCTGCACCCGCAGTCCCTTGAACCGTACCGGCTGCTGAAAAGCGTAGCTGATGCCCAGATTTGCCCGGTCGCTGATGGACATGCCGGTAATATCCGTGCCGTCAAAGAGGATCCTGCCGCTGGTGGGCTGGTCGATGCCCATAATGATCTTGGCGAGGGTGGATTTGCCGCCGCCGTTGGGCCCGGTGACTGCAACAAAGCGATCCTCCAGAGTCAGACTGATGTCCCGGAGAATCTGCTTGCCCTCTGCCTCGAAACAGACGTTCTGTAATTCAAGCATGTTTTTGCTCCTTGCTGGTATCATTTTCGGGTCTTATCGGACCCATACTATTATATTATACCGAAAATCCCATGTGAAATCAATCCCCCGGGGGATATTATTTTTGCAAAACAAAAACGGAGCATGCAGATCTGCATGCTCCGTAGAAGGGTTGTGTGTTTAGCGTACTGCCGCAAAGCCCTGTTCCAGGTCTGCCAGAATGTCCTGGATATGCTCCGTGCCGATGGACAGCCGGATGGTGTTGGGCTTGATGCCGCTTGCCAGCAGTTCCTCCTTCGACAGCTGGGAGTGGGTGGTGGAGGCAGGGTGGATCACCAGGGATTTTACATCCGCCACATTTGCCAGCAGGGAGAACAACTGCAGGCTTTCTGTAAAGCGTTTTGCTTCCTCTGCGCCCCCCTTGATTTCAAAGGTGAAGATGGGAGCTGCGCCATTAGGGAAGTACTTGTCGTACAGCTCCTTGGCGTGACCGGTGGCAAGGGAGGGGTGGTTGACCCGTTCAACCTGGGGGTGCTTGGACAGATAGTCCACCACCTTCAGGGCGTTTTCCACATGCCGTTCTACCCGCAGGGACAGGGTCTCCAGACCCTGGAGCAGCAGGAAGGAGTTGAAGGGGGAGATGGTGGCACCCTGATCCCGCAGCAAGGTGGTGCGGATCTTCATGATGTAGGCAATGTTGCCGCATGCCTGGGAGAATACTACTCCGTGGTAGGAGGGGTTGGGGGCAGTCAGTCCCGGGAACTTGTCATTCTGCGTCCAGTCAAACTTACCGGAATCCACGATGACACCGCCCATTACTGTGCCGTGACCACCGATGAACTTGGTGGCGGAATGCACCACCACATCTGCACCGTGCTCGATGGGACGCAGCAGATAGGGGGTTGCAAAGGTGCTGTCCACGATCAGAGGAATGCCATGCTTGTGGGCAACTGCACTGATGGCTTCCAGATCGATCACGTCAGAATTGGGGTTGCCCAGGGTCTCAGCGTAAATCAGCTTGGTCTTGTCCGTGATGGCTGCTTCAAAGTTCGCCGGATCAGAAGGATCCACAAAGGTGGTGGTAATGCCCTGTTCCCGCAGAGTGTTTGCCAGCAGGTTGTAGGTGCCGCCGTACAGGTTGTGGGATGCGACTACATGATCCCCGGCAAGGGCAATGTTCTGGATGGCGTAGGTAATGGCTGCGGAGCCGGTGGCAACTGCCAGAGCCGCTGCGCCGCCTTCCAGAGCAGCAATCCGCTGTTCAAATACATCGGAGGTAGGGTTCATCAGACGAGTGTAGATATTGCCCCCTTCGGTCAGACCAAATCTGCCTGCCGCCTGGGCACTGTCCTTGAATACATAGGACGTGGTGGCGTAGATGGGCACTGCCCGGGCATCCGTAGCCGGATCCGGCTTCTCCTGTCCTGCGTGTACCTGCAATGTTTCAAACTGATAACTCATAACATTCCTTCCTTTCATTTACCCGGTGGGTTTATATGTTGATTGTATTATAGCAGAACATTTCCTGCTTGTCAAGGGGTTTTCAGAAAAAAAGAGTTGAAATTCTATTTTTCCTGTGGTATAATAGGTTTATAAGATCAGAGGCAGCCATGACCGGCTGAACAAAGGAGGTGGGAATTATGATGATCTCCACGAAGGGACGGTATGCCCTGCGGGTGATGATCGATCTGGCGGAGCACAACAGCGGCGGATATGTACCTTTGGCGGATATTGCCGAGCGGCAGGAGATCTCGGAGAAATACCTGGAAAGCATTGTGTCCATGCTCAGCAAAAAAGGACTGGTGGATGCACTCCGGGGCAAGGGAGGCGGCTATCGGCTGAACCGTGCGCCGGATCAGTACACGGTAGCGGATATTCTGTATGTAACCGAGGGCTCCATGGCACCGGTGGCATGTCTGGAACCGGGCGCAAAGACCTGTGACCGGGCTGCATACTGCCGGACGCTGGATATGTGGAAGAGGCTGTATGAGCTGATTACCCAGTTCTTCTCCGGGATTACCATTGCGGACCTGATCGCAGACAAATCCGGCGGGGATTTTGTCATATAACACCATCGCCCGATCTGATGCCAGATCGGGCGATATTTTATGGGCGGCCGCCAGGCATGCTCTGTGCGGTGTTGTCTATGGTTTATCCAAAGGCTCCACACTCCGAACCGTCAGCTGATTCTCCGTCACTGTGAACCGCAGATCGAATCCGGCAAAGGCAACTCCGTAGATCCGATCCGGATCCTCAGAATAGCCCGGCCGGGGATCCTGCTGTAAAATGCCCACTGCCGCATCCCGCTTGTCTGCCGGCAGCTGTTCCAGCAATGCCGCCGGAAAGTGAACCTTTAGCTGGTGGGTTGCAGTTTGCCGGGTATAGCCCTGGCTTGCGTCCGTCCGGCAGTCCGCCAGGGGAATGTAGGGCTTTACATCGTAAACCGGGGTGCCATCCATCATATCAATGCCGGAAACGTGCAGCACGGCTTGTCCGCCCTCAAAGCTGACCCCCTGCAGCCGGACGCAGGACAGCCCCAGGCTGTTTGGCCGGAAGGGGGAGCGGGTGGCGAATACCCCCATGCGCTGGTTGCCCCCCAGCCGGGGCGGCCGCACAGTGGGAGACCAGTCCCCTTGCTTCCTGGCGGCGGAGAACTCCCAGATCAGCCAGATGTGGGAGAATTGCTCCAGTCCCCGGAATGCCTCCGGCTTGCTGTAGGCAGGCAGAAAGACTACCTGCCCCTCCAGCGCCTCCACCAGGCCGCTTTGACGGGGCAGTCCGAATTTGGTGGGAAAGTCCGTGTGAATGTATGCGATGGGTTCCATGTAATGCCTCCGGTGTTGTCCTTTATGTTGTCTTTTAGTATACCACAAAAATCGGGGCTTGTCACGGGTTTTAGGCAACATCGCACAGCTTTGTGCGGTGCTGCCCTATATTCCAAGCAGCCGGGCAATGCGCAGCGCCACATGCTGGTCATTGGACACGGTGAGATGCCGGGCTGCACGCTTTGCTTCCGGCATGGCGTTGGCAACCGCAAAGGAGTTCGGGGTCAGCTCCAGCATGGAAACATCGTTGCCGGAATCGCCGATGGTCAGTACCTGTTCCGGCAGCAGCTTGAGCCGGAGCAGCAGTGCCCGGATGCCGGTGGCTTTGTGAATGCCCCGGGCGGTGACCTCCAGGCAGTTTTCCGCAGAGACGCAAAGCTGAAATGTGCCGTCATCCAGTGCCTGATGCAGCCGGGTTTCCTGGGCAGCATCCCGGCAGAAGAACACTGCCTTTTCCACCTGCACATCTTCGGCAAGGCAAAAGGCTTGTGCATCCTCCACCGGTCGGCATATACCGATGGCATCCTCCAACAGGGCACGATCCTGCCGCTGTTCCAGTGCCCCATGCTCCAGCAGCACCCCCTCCGGTGTATACAGCAGCACGGCGGCTCCCTGCTGTTTGCCAATGCGAAGAAGTCGGTCTGCATGCTCCCGGGAGAGCGGATGCCGGAACAGGGCTTTGCCCTCCGGCAACTGTGTGACGCAGGCACCGCTGAGGGTGATCAGATACCGGATGCCGGGAAACTGCTGTAGCGCCTGGGGGATTTGTTCCCGGTTCCTGCCGCTGGTAGGCACAAAGCAATAGCCCTTGTCCGTCATCCGGCGGATGGCATCCAGG from the Ruminococcus champanellensis 18P13 = JCM 17042 genome contains:
- a CDS encoding RluA family pseudouridine synthase yields the protein MRQITIQQNDAGQRLDKFLAKSMPALPKGLMCKFIRTKHIKRNGKRCAISDRLEPGDVLTFFISDDFFPEHAPQQTPDFLKAPAKLDVVYEDTQVLILNKPVGLVVHADNGGTEDTLIHRVLHHLYQAGTYDPAGEQSFTPALCNRLDRNTGGLVIAAKTAAALRDVNELIRSRQLCKQYLCVTAALPPRQQDRVQAYHRKQPAGNLVEIRDAPAEGFAPIDTEYRVLAQEQGLSLVLVTLHTGRTHQIRAHLAHLGAPLLGDNKYGSVRANRRYRVFTQQLWAWRLGFPELDGALAPLSGRIVTAPEVPFVSAFFPGVQLPPPIT
- a CDS encoding SufB/SufD family protein; its protein translation is MKELNTYEKELLHQVAELDALPVGAYNIRANGASAARNTTAHIDIVTKTDKPGIDIIIKPGTVNESVHIPVIISESGLKDNVYNDFFIGENCDVTIIAGCGIHNCGSGDSQHDGIHTFFVGENSKVRYVEKHYGEGEGRGKRFMNPTTIVHLNRNARMEMETTQIAGIDDTLRKTTADLAEGSSLVIHDKIMTTGDQHAIAEFDADLNGAGSSCNIVSRSVAKENSRQEYTSRLNGNAPCSGHTECDAIIMDHGCVLASPQLTANHVDASLIHEAAIGKIAGEQLMKLMTLGLTEKEAEEQIINGFLK
- a CDS encoding ABC transporter ATP-binding protein, coding for MLELQNVCFEAEGKQILRDISLTLEDRFVAVTGPNGGGKSTLAKIIMGIDQPTSGRILFDGTDITGMSISDRANLGISYAFQQPVRFKGLRVQDLLKLASKKDTTVTEACSVLSEVGLCARDYMNRELNSTLSGGELKRIEIAMVLARGTKLSIFDEPEAGIDLWSFQNLIHVFEKMYEKIRGSILIISHQERILNMADKILYIKDGSVAAYGAKDQILPQLLKNQDSSTCKVLTDKLAEGKKEVPVA
- a CDS encoding O-acetylhomoserine aminocarboxypropyltransferase/cysteine synthase family protein, whose product is MSYQFETLQVHAGQEKPDPATDARAVPIYATTSYVFKDSAQAAGRFGLTEGGNIYTRLMNPTSDVFEQRIAALEGGAAALAVATGSAAITYAIQNIALAGDHVVASHNLYGGTYNLLANTLREQGITTTFVDPSDPANFEAAITDKTKLIYAETLGNPNSDVIDLEAISAVAHKHGIPLIVDSTFATPYLLRPIEHGADVVVHSATKFIGGHGTVMGGVIVDSGKFDWTQNDKFPGLTAPNPSYHGVVFSQACGNIAYIMKIRTTLLRDQGATISPFNSFLLLQGLETLSLRVERHVENALKVVDYLSKHPQVERVNHPSLATGHAKELYDKYFPNGAAPIFTFEIKGGAEEAKRFTESLQLFSLLANVADVKSLVIHPASTTHSQLSKEELLASGIKPNTIRLSIGTEHIQDILADLEQGFAAVR
- a CDS encoding RrF2 family transcriptional regulator; this translates as MMISTKGRYALRVMIDLAEHNSGGYVPLADIAERQEISEKYLESIVSMLSKKGLVDALRGKGGGYRLNRAPDQYTVADILYVTEGSMAPVACLEPGAKTCDRAAYCRTLDMWKRLYELITQFFSGITIADLIADKSGGDFVI
- the tsaA gene encoding tRNA (N6-threonylcarbamoyladenosine(37)-N6)-methyltransferase TrmO, producing the protein MEPIAYIHTDFPTKFGLPRQSGLVEALEGQVVFLPAYSKPEAFRGLEQFSHIWLIWEFSAARKQGDWSPTVRPPRLGGNQRMGVFATRSPFRPNSLGLSCVRLQGVSFEGGQAVLHVSGIDMMDGTPVYDVKPYIPLADCRTDASQGYTRQTATHQLKVHFPAALLEQLPADKRDAAVGILQQDPRPGYSEDPDRIYGVAFAGFDLRFTVTENQLTVRSVEPLDKP
- a CDS encoding HAD family hydrolase, producing MEIKLIACDLDGTLLDSRGRLSPENLDAIRRMTDKGYCFVPTSGRNREQIPQALQQFPGIRYLITLSGACVTQLPEGKALFRHPLSREHADRLLRIGKQQGAAVLLYTPEGVLLEHGALEQRQDRALLEDAIGICRPVEDAQAFCLAEDVQVEKAVFFCRDAAQETRLHQALDDGTFQLCVSAENCLEVTARGIHKATGIRALLLRLKLLPEQVLTIGDSGNDVSMLELTPNSFAVANAMPEAKRAARHLTVSNDQHVALRIARLLGI